DNA from Microvirga ossetica:
ACGTAGACCGCTGCACCGCCGTACTCGCCGCCGAGCGCGAGGCCCTGGAGCATGCGGAGCGCGATCAGGACCACCGGTGCGACCCAGCCGATCTGAGCGTAGCTCGGCAGAAGGCCGACCAGGAAGGTCGAGAAACCCATGATCAGGATCGTGACGAGGAAGGTGTATTTCCGGCCGACGAGATCGCCGATGCGGCCGAAGAAGATGGCGCCGAAGGGGCGCACCAGGAAGCCGGCCGCGAAGGCCAGGAGCGCGAAGACGTTGCGGGTCGTCACGTCGAACGCGGAGAAGAACTGCGCGCCGATGATCGTGGCGAGAGAGCCGTAAAGATAGAAATCGTACCATTCGAAGACGGTACCGAGCGAAGAGGCCAGGATGACCTTCTTCTCCTCCCGCGTCATCGGCCGCGCCGCGGCGGCCGAATGAGGCGTTGTTGCTGCTGTTGCCATAAGGTTCCCTTCCATTCATGCCCGGTGATCCGGGTTCTGAGCCCGAAAGCCAGCTTGGCCGACTTTGGGCTGAGGCATCGTGACTGCGCAGGGCAGTCAAGAATTCCATCGAACGGGAGGCTAACTCCGGCCTTTCTTTCCACAATTCACAATTGGTATTTGCGACTTCAGTCTAAGAAGAGGTAGATTTTAGGCAAAAACCTAGAAAAATCAATTGGTTGGAGTCGCATTCACGCTACTTCGCAGTTGTCCTGGCAGCGCCCTTAACCACAGCATAAAGGCTGATCGCGGCGGCATTGGAAACGTTCAGGCTCTTGATGGCCCCGGGCATGTCGAGCCGGCCGATCACGTCGCAGCAATCACGGGTCCTCTGGCGCAGGCCCTTGCCCTCCGATCCCAGCACCAGGACGACGGGCAGGGTGATCGGCACCTCGTCCAGATTCGTCTCGCCGGTGGAATCGAGGCCGATTCGCTGGAAGCCGCGCTCTCCCAGGGCCGTGAGCGCGTCGCCGAGATTGCGCACGATCATGAAAGGCACGTGCTCGAGGCCTCCGGAGGCGGATTTCGCCAGGACGCCTGTCGCCGCCGGGCTGTGCCGGGCCGTCGTGATGATGGCCTCCACATCGAAGGCCGCAGCCGTGCGGACGATGGCGCCCACATTGTGCGGGTCGGTGATCTGGTCGAGAGCCAGAACCACGCGGGTGCCGCTCAGGGTGTCGACTGAGGGCGAGGGCAGGGGATCGGCCTCGGCGTAGAGCCCCTGGTGGACCGCATCGGGCTCGAGAAGCCGGTTGATCTCGTCCGGCCGGACGATCTCAGGTTCGATAGGCAGGGTGCCCAGCTCCTCGCTCAGACGTCGGGCGGAGTTCTCCGTCGCCAGGATCCGGCGAATCGTTCGCTTTCCGTTCCGTAATGCTTCGGCGACCGGGTGCCAGCCGTACAGGATCGTGGTGTCGATCTCGAAGTTCGGGCGCCGGGCGTATGGATCGCGGCGGCCGGATTTCCCGTGAGGACGCTGGAATTTCGGCTTGCGGGACGGGAAAGGGCGATCGCTCATAGCGGTTGGATCTCGGTTGAAACGGAACGGGCAATAGCACAGAGCCGGCCCGTTCACGACCCATCCATTTCATAACGCTTTGAGGTTGACACCGGTCATCCGCCTCACCATAAGAGCGCCACGGAACGCCGGCCTCGCGGCAGGCGGTCCGCAGAACGGCCTCGGCGTTTTGCGTTCGGGTTGGGTTCTAAGGGGGAATGTCCCGAGCGGCAAAGGGGGCGGACTGTAAATCCGCTGGCTATGCCTTCGTAGGTTCGAGTCCTACTTCCCCCACCACCCAATCAGATGGGCATGCGGGTGTAGCTCAATGGTAGAGCAGCAGCCTTCCAAGCTGAATACGAGGGTTCGATTCCCTTCACCCGCTCCACCATCTTCGACGCTTTCAGCTTAGCTTGTAATTTCGGCCCTCAATGCCTTTATACAGGCCGAAAGGTCCCGGTGACGAGGTGTTCGCCGAACCGTTTCCCGGCATGGCCCGCGGGGAGGGGTCCGAGGCATTCCGTTCTGCAATGTCGAAATTGGCTCTTGCACAAAGAGCCTAACCGCAATATCGGACGCCCCTGGGTTTTTTGTTCCTGGCCTCTGTGAAGGTAGAGATCGATGGCGAAGGAAAAGTTTGAGCGGAATAAGCCGCACTGCAACATTGGGACGATTGGCCATGTTGACCATGGCAAGACGTCTCTGACGGCGGCGATCACGAAGGTTCTGGCGGAGTCGGGCGGGGCGACGTTTACGGCGTACGACCAGATCGACAAGGCTCCGGAGGAGAAGGCGCGCGGGATCACGATCTCGACGGCGCATGTCGAGTACGAGACCAAGAACCGGCACTATGCCCACGTGGACTGCCCCGGTCACGCCGACTACGTGAAGAACATGATCACGGGTGCGGCGCAGATGGACGGCGCGATCCTGGTGGTGTCCTCCGCCGACGGGCCGATGCCGCAGACGCGCGAGCACATCCTTCTGGCGCGCCAGGTCGGCGTTCCGGCGCTGGTGGTGTTCATGAACAAGGTCGACATGGTCGACGACGCCGAGCTGCTCGACCTGGTCGAGCTCGAGGTGCGCGAGCTTCTGTCGAAGTACGACTTCCCGGGCGACGACA
Protein-coding regions in this window:
- a CDS encoding TrmH family RNA methyltransferase, which gives rise to MSDRPFPSRKPKFQRPHGKSGRRDPYARRPNFEIDTTILYGWHPVAEALRNGKRTIRRILATENSARRLSEELGTLPIEPEIVRPDEINRLLEPDAVHQGLYAEADPLPSPSVDTLSGTRVVLALDQITDPHNVGAIVRTAAAFDVEAIITTARHSPAATGVLAKSASGGLEHVPFMIVRNLGDALTALGERGFQRIGLDSTGETNLDEVPITLPVVLVLGSEGKGLRQRTRDCCDVIGRLDMPGAIKSLNVSNAAAISLYAVVKGAARTTAK